A portion of the uncultured Draconibacterium sp. genome contains these proteins:
- a CDS encoding type II toxin-antitoxin system HigB family toxin, with protein MKVHLIKVQSIENYVRDNVQSKKAFETWLSIVKRADWNSPQDIIRTFNSADILGKGSNRVVFNIGGNKYRIICQYYFGKQKVHLFVKWIGTHAAYTKLCNNEEQYSVDIY; from the coding sequence ATGAAAGTTCATTTAATAAAAGTACAGTCAATCGAAAACTATGTGCGTGATAATGTCCAAAGTAAAAAGGCTTTTGAAACCTGGCTATCGATTGTAAAAAGAGCTGACTGGAATAGTCCACAGGATATTATCAGAACGTTTAATTCTGCTGATATTTTGGGGAAAGGATCAAACAGAGTTGTTTTTAATATTGGTGGCAACAAATACCGGATTATCTGCCAGTATTATTTTGGGAAGCAGAAGGTACATCTGTTTGTAAAATGGATTGGAACGCATGCTGCATACACTAAACTCTGTAATAATGAAGAACAGTATTCAGTTGATATCTATTAA
- the pyrI gene encoding aspartate carbamoyltransferase regulatory subunit — translation MEKNDMKKKLKLKVSAIKDGTVIDHIPAKSLFEVIAILGLDTIENQITFGTNLESSKLGAKAIIKVSDKFFENDEINKIALRAPHAKLNIIRDYEVAEKKIVEIPEKIKGIVKCFNPKCITNHEKITTCFKVINKNPVALKCKYCEKITAEDQIKML, via the coding sequence ATGGAAAAAAATGACATGAAAAAGAAGCTAAAATTAAAAGTTAGCGCTATTAAAGACGGAACAGTGATCGACCACATTCCGGCAAAAAGTTTATTTGAGGTTATTGCAATTTTAGGGCTTGACACGATTGAAAACCAAATTACTTTTGGAACTAACCTTGAGAGTAGTAAGCTGGGAGCAAAAGCAATTATAAAAGTATCGGATAAGTTTTTTGAGAATGATGAAATCAACAAAATAGCCTTAAGAGCGCCACACGCAAAACTCAATATCATCAGAGATTACGAGGTTGCCGAAAAGAAAATTGTTGAGATTCCGGAAAAAATTAAAGGCATTGTAAAATGCTTTAATCCCAAGTGTATTACCAACCACGAAAAGATAACTACCTGTTTTAAAGTAATTAACAAAAACCCTGTTGCTTTAAAATGTAAGTACTGCGAAAAGATTACAGCAGAAGACCAAATAAAAATGTTGTAA
- a CDS encoding site-specific integrase — translation MRLTINFIVKKARQKINGEIPVYVRFTLDSKRVELSTGIYCHPDKWDESGQHFSGRNERAQILNNRLSKIQNEIQDHYNLLKSSGEDFDVITIKNRIRNIDDSEGILKVFDYYLKNMHEKLGKSYSHETYKHYKSSRKRLGEFVKKFSKRTDYPVEKVDYKFLEAFDVFLKKEYKVHQNTAWNYHKHTRRVLNLAVSMDLIEKNPYKKYKVPLAETNRDFLTATELHAIQDKEIKIQRLDAIRDIFVFACYTGLSYSDIAKLHKDHLRIGIDKNEWIFIDRTKTNNRCRIPVLPVAKFILEKYQNTSHYKVKGLLLPVLTNQKMNSYLKELADICGVNKELTMHMARHTFATTVTLSNGVPLETVSKILGHTNLKTTQIYAKILDQKISDDIKQLQTKLESKKQDRI, via the coding sequence ATGAGATTGACTATTAACTTTATTGTGAAAAAAGCGAGACAGAAAATTAATGGAGAAATTCCAGTTTATGTAAGATTTACGTTAGATTCCAAACGCGTTGAGCTTTCTACGGGTATTTATTGTCATCCTGATAAATGGGATGAATCCGGACAACATTTCAGCGGAAGAAATGAAAGAGCCCAAATCCTGAATAACAGATTGAGTAAGATTCAAAATGAGATTCAGGATCATTACAATTTACTTAAATCTTCAGGAGAAGATTTCGATGTAATTACCATTAAAAATAGGATACGAAACATCGATGACAGCGAAGGTATTCTAAAAGTATTTGACTACTACTTGAAGAATATGCACGAGAAACTGGGGAAAAGCTATTCTCATGAAACCTATAAACATTATAAGTCGTCTAGAAAACGTCTGGGTGAATTCGTCAAGAAATTTAGCAAGAGAACGGATTATCCTGTCGAGAAAGTTGATTACAAATTTCTTGAAGCCTTTGATGTTTTCCTAAAGAAAGAGTACAAGGTCCATCAGAACACAGCCTGGAACTATCATAAACATACAAGACGTGTTCTTAATTTAGCAGTATCAATGGACTTAATTGAAAAGAACCCTTACAAAAAATACAAAGTACCTCTTGCCGAAACAAATCGAGACTTTTTAACAGCAACTGAGCTTCACGCTATTCAGGATAAAGAAATAAAAATTCAACGTCTTGATGCCATCCGGGATATATTCGTCTTTGCTTGTTATACGGGGCTATCCTACTCCGACATTGCGAAATTACACAAAGATCACCTACGTATTGGAATCGATAAAAACGAATGGATATTTATTGACCGAACAAAAACCAATAATCGTTGTAGAATACCAGTACTTCCAGTGGCAAAATTCATACTGGAGAAATATCAAAACACGTCTCACTATAAGGTAAAAGGTCTGCTGTTACCGGTTCTAACCAATCAAAAGATGAATAGCTACCTAAAAGAACTAGCCGACATCTGTGGAGTGAATAAAGAACTTACAATGCACATGGCCCGACATACTTTTGCAACAACTGTTACTTTGAGCAACGGTGTTCCTCTTGAAACTGTATCCAAAATACTTGGCCATACCAATCTTAAAACGACTCAAATATATGCCAAGATTCTGGATCAAAAGATTTCTGACGATATCAAGCAGCTACAAACAAAATTAGAATCAAAAAAACAAGATCGGATTTAA
- the pyrB gene encoding aspartate carbamoyltransferase codes for MKKDLISITDFSKEEYLRIMELAADFEANPNQELLKGKVVASLFFEPSTRTRLSFETAINRLGGRIVGFADPDSSSATKGETLHDTIKMVSNYADLIVMRHPLEGAARYAAEVSSVPIINAGDGANQHPTQTLLDMYSILKTQGTLDNLNLFMVGDLKFGRTVHSLLQAMSVFENPIFNFIAPESLQMPRGYKHHLEERGIRYFEHEEFTDIISEADIIYMTRVQKERFSDPIEYEKVKDVYILNKAMLENTKPNVRVLHPLPRVNEIATDVDSSEKAYYFEQALNGVFTREAIISHVMNLK; via the coding sequence ATGAAGAAGGATTTAATTTCAATCACAGATTTCTCGAAAGAAGAATATCTGAGAATTATGGAACTGGCAGCGGATTTTGAAGCAAATCCGAACCAGGAACTTTTGAAAGGGAAAGTTGTTGCCTCCCTTTTTTTTGAGCCATCAACACGCACGCGCTTAAGTTTCGAAACAGCCATTAATCGTTTGGGGGGACGAATTGTTGGTTTTGCCGATCCGGACAGCTCGAGTGCAACAAAGGGAGAAACACTGCACGACACCATTAAAATGGTAAGTAACTACGCTGATCTTATTGTTATGCGTCACCCGCTGGAAGGAGCGGCACGGTATGCTGCTGAGGTTTCCAGTGTGCCGATTATTAACGCAGGCGACGGTGCCAACCAGCACCCAACACAAACGCTTCTCGACATGTATTCTATTTTAAAAACGCAGGGAACGCTCGACAACCTGAACCTGTTTATGGTTGGCGACCTGAAATTTGGAAGAACCGTACATTCGCTTTTACAGGCTATGTCGGTATTCGAAAATCCCATTTTTAACTTCATTGCACCCGAGAGTTTGCAGATGCCGCGCGGCTATAAACACCACCTGGAAGAAAGAGGCATTCGCTATTTTGAACACGAAGAGTTTACCGATATCATTTCAGAGGCCGATATAATATACATGACCCGTGTTCAGAAGGAACGTTTTTCAGATCCGATAGAATACGAAAAAGTGAAAGATGTATATATTTTAAATAAAGCGATGTTGGAAAACACCAAACCAAATGTTCGGGTATTGCATCCGCTTCCACGTGTTAACGAAATTGCTACCGATGTTGACAGCAGCGAAAAAGCTTATTATTTCGAGCAGGCACTGAATGGTGTTTTCACCCGCGAAGCGATAATCTCACATGTAATGAACCTTAAATAA